The Setaria viridis chromosome 6, Setaria_viridis_v4.0, whole genome shotgun sequence genome includes the window AGCAGGAAGAAACCTGTCCATGCCAACCGAAAGTCAGAACTCTCTTACTTGCTACCACTTCGAAGGACCTCCTTCTCCCTCGTAGAGGAGCATTTAATAGTATAAACAAATCGGATTAGGCATGTACTAATTTAGTTAAATACTAGATAAtagcccgtgcgttgctacggcaAAATCAATAGTATTTTTAAACAGAATATGCTACTGTAATAAATTTCCCAGTTATATTGTTTCTCAAACGGAAGTATTCTAGAGGAGAATGACAAGGTTCAGATATGAAAATTGAAATAGATCAGAAGACCACTAAATCGCATCTGGCATGTTCTCATAACAAAGTAACTAAAGAGGTGCCAAAGCTTTACATGTTTCTATCTATACTACAATTCCACAAAAGATGTATGAAAATAAAGGAGGATAAAACTTGCAAAAGTGTAGGGCAAAAACTTGATAAACAACTACCCCACGTAGATCATACTTGAACTACCATGCAAATGGCAACACCATGATTTGTAGTTTACAAACATCTTTTTTCCACAATTCATTCGCAGGGTCAACCTCAAAATTAATATGCCAGCTTCGTATCAGATTTCTTCATAATTgtttatataaaattttgatAGCCCCTCACATAATGCAAGGCTACACTGCTGAATGATACAGGACATTAAGCTATTTAGATATGACACAATAAATTTGATTGTGAATGAGAATCAGAAATAAAGTAAGTCAACATACGTACAAGCATTAACCAAATGGTTCTTCCTAATATCACCACGATGATTCAGAAAGGCAACGCATTTCTGTTGGCCTCTGAGGCTGCAACGGTGCACGCCGCAGTTACAAACCTCAAAAAATCTCCTCGGCAATTCTTCTTTACAGTGAGGGCAGCAGTTACAATCAGGcctgaagttcatttggttaaGTATCTTTAGGATCAGTCACCTGCAAGTTTGTGCTGGCCGTTCCATCCTGAAACGTGTTGGTAGCCTGAGACAGAGCCAGGTCAAGCGGGTTCAGGCTGCAGTTGTTCTCCAAGCTGTTCGGAACCAACGAGCGGAAGATGTCTCCTTGATCGCTAAATGGAAATCCTGAGCTGGAACTTTCAAGGGAGAAGACTGAACTCTCTAAAGGTCCACAGGCTTGGAACATCTGAATTTTTGCAGCGGCCATGTAAGTAGCTAGTCA containing:
- the LOC117859649 gene encoding transcription factor bHLH62-like — protein: MLDEIINYVQSLQQQVEFLSMKLATVNSLDFSNLPTLLHKDMFQACGPLESSVFSLESSSSGFPFSDQGDIFRSLVPNSLENNCSLNPLDLALSQATNTFQDGTASTNLQVTDPKDT